One window from the genome of Jeotgalibaca sp. MA1X17-3 encodes:
- the rimP gene encoding ribosome maturation factor RimP codes for MSRVIDVVKEAVLPILEEQNFELVDTEFLKEGKNWFLRLYIDKPGGIDIEDCAWVSEKVSDLLDEMDPDPIPQAYFLEVSSPGAERPLKTDQDLENAIGSYVNLSYYQAIEGEKFHEGTLLSVTDEVVSLEIRIKTRTKTIEIPREKIAKARLAIKF; via the coding sequence GTGAGCCGAGTAATTGATGTTGTAAAAGAAGCTGTTTTACCTATTTTGGAAGAGCAGAACTTTGAATTGGTTGATACTGAATTTTTAAAAGAAGGAAAGAATTGGTTTTTAAGACTCTATATCGACAAACCGGGTGGGATTGATATTGAAGATTGTGCATGGGTCAGTGAAAAGGTAAGTGACTTGTTAGATGAAATGGATCCAGATCCAATTCCTCAAGCCTACTTTCTAGAAGTATCTTCACCTGGAGCTGAACGGCCATTAAAAACAGATCAAGACCTGGAAAATGCAATTGGAAGTTATGTGAATCTTTCTTACTATCAAGCAATTGAAGGTGAAAAATTTCATGAAGGGACTCTTTTATCTGTTACGGATGAAGTTGTTTCTTTAGAAATTAGAATAAAAACAAGAACAAAAACTATTGAAATTCCACGTGAAAAGATTGCTAAAGCTAGATTGGCTATCAAATTTTAA
- the nusA gene encoding transcription termination factor NusA, whose protein sequence is MNKDMLNALDVLEKEKGISKEIVVNALEAALISAYKRNYGQAQNVEVEFNDKTGDIHVYSVKEVVDMVFDSTLEVSIEDALEKNKAYELGDKIRFEVTPKDFGRIAAQTAKQVIMQRIREAERSIIYDEFIAYENDILTGVVERQDSRYIYVNLGKIESVLPKQEQIPGEEFQAHDRIKVYITKVDNTSKGPQIYVSRSHPDLLKRLFEQEIPEIYDGVVEIVSIAREAGDRSKVAVRSRDVNVDPVGTCVGPRGQRVQTIVNELRGENMDIVKWDEEPSVYIANALNPAQVVHVDFHPAEGSCTVVVPDFQLSLAIGKKGQNARLAAKLTGFKIDIKSESDYNNIMAKKIASGEAKAVVPEEEEVEATRTNSEPIEHLLANPENISVNDYIEELEETESEEQLNTKEELAEDVLTADDVEDRIAEVELDPEEDYNELLEDHQD, encoded by the coding sequence TTGAATAAAGATATGCTGAATGCTTTGGATGTCCTCGAAAAAGAAAAAGGGATTTCTAAAGAGATTGTCGTAAATGCACTAGAAGCTGCATTAATTTCTGCTTACAAAAGAAATTATGGACAAGCTCAAAATGTGGAAGTTGAATTTAATGATAAAACAGGAGATATCCACGTTTATTCTGTAAAAGAAGTAGTCGATATGGTATTTGATTCCACTTTAGAAGTAAGCATAGAAGACGCATTAGAAAAAAATAAAGCGTATGAATTAGGTGATAAAATTCGTTTCGAAGTAACACCTAAAGATTTTGGTCGAATTGCAGCTCAAACTGCAAAACAAGTAATTATGCAACGAATCCGTGAAGCGGAACGTAGTATTATTTATGATGAGTTTATTGCTTATGAAAATGATATTTTAACAGGAGTGGTAGAGCGTCAAGACTCTCGCTATATCTATGTAAACTTAGGTAAAATTGAATCCGTTCTTCCTAAACAAGAACAAATTCCTGGTGAAGAATTTCAAGCACATGATCGTATAAAAGTTTATATTACAAAAGTGGATAACACTTCAAAAGGCCCTCAAATTTATGTAAGCCGAAGCCATCCAGATTTGTTGAAACGATTATTTGAGCAAGAAATACCAGAAATTTACGATGGTGTTGTAGAAATTGTCTCCATTGCTCGTGAAGCGGGAGATCGATCGAAAGTTGCTGTTCGTTCTCGTGATGTAAATGTTGATCCAGTTGGAACCTGTGTTGGCCCTCGCGGACAACGTGTTCAAACAATTGTTAATGAATTACGAGGAGAAAATATGGACATTGTTAAATGGGATGAAGAGCCTTCTGTTTATATTGCAAATGCTTTAAACCCAGCACAAGTCGTTCATGTTGATTTCCATCCGGCAGAAGGAAGTTGTACCGTAGTCGTTCCAGACTTTCAATTATCTCTTGCTATTGGTAAAAAAGGACAGAATGCTCGCTTAGCAGCGAAGCTAACTGGATTTAAAATCGATATCAAATCTGAGAGTGATTATAATAATATAATGGCTAAAAAAATTGCATCTGGTGAAGCGAAAGCGGTAGTACCTGAAGAAGAGGAAGTAGAAGCAACTCGTACCAATTCTGAGCCTATTGAACATCTTTTAGCTAATCCGGAAAATATTTCTGTCAATGATTATATTGAAGAGTTAGAAGAAACGGAATCAGAGGAGCAATTGAATACAAAAGAAGAACTTGCAGAAGATGTTCTTACCGCTGATGATGTAGAAGATCGAATTGCAGAAGTTGAACTTGATCCGGAAGAGGATTACAATGAGTTGTTAGAAGATCATCAAGATTAA
- the rnpM gene encoding RNase P modulator RnpM: protein MKNKKIPMRRCIASNEMKPKKEMIRIVKSKDGTLNIDPTGKMNGRGAYISLEPALVQDAWKKHLLNRQFEMDVSDDFYKELFEYVEHQKARSLL from the coding sequence TTGAAAAATAAAAAAATACCTATGCGCCGTTGTATTGCTTCGAATGAAATGAAACCAAAAAAAGAAATGATCCGAATTGTAAAAAGTAAAGATGGCACGTTAAACATTGATCCTACTGGAAAAATGAACGGTAGAGGAGCTTATATTTCTCTTGAACCAGCGTTAGTACAAGACGCTTGGAAAAAACATCTTTTGAATCGTCAGTTTGAAATGGATGTCAGCGATGACTTCTACAAAGAGTTATTCGAATATGTAGAGCACCAAAAAGCTAGGAGTCTGTTATGA
- a CDS encoding ribosomal L7Ae/L30e/S12e/Gadd45 family protein — protein sequence MSPEEKQLQLLGLALRASRLITGEEMTIRSIQKNEAKLVLVASDASKNTKEKMINKCQFYKIPISTEHTSDEISQAVGKSRSICAFTDKGFAESYYKLKGTRKI from the coding sequence ATGAGTCCAGAAGAGAAACAGTTACAATTGTTAGGTCTTGCTTTAAGAGCTAGCCGGTTAATAACTGGTGAAGAAATGACCATTCGATCTATTCAAAAAAATGAAGCAAAATTAGTATTGGTTGCTTCAGATGCAAGTAAGAATACAAAAGAAAAAATGATTAATAAATGTCAATTTTATAAAATACCGATTTCTACTGAACATACATCAGATGAAATCAGTCAAGCAGTAGGCAAAAGTCGTTCCATTTGTGCCTTTACAGATAAAGGTTTTGCAGAAAGTTATTACAAATTGAAAGGAACGAGAAAAATATGA
- the infB gene encoding translation initiation factor IF-2, translated as MVKKRVYEYAQEHKVPSKVILEQANKIGLSFQSHMSTMEDGDVTKMDEMMKKQSENKNPQSKPAQKPAASTTKKQDQAKPAATKSKTSPAKSQTKPNQTATSPSTQEKSNAQKPAAKSTPQRSGSNTSNPTNKNRGRNNPYKKNTRGKKGRYNSKPKPPVPQRKFRELPETFVYTEGMNIQDVAKKLHREPAEIIKKLFLMGVVATQNQPLPVDVLELIATDYGIEAEEKVSVDISDLSLYFESEEDESEENLTTRPPVVTIMGHVDHGKTTLLDSLRNTKVSLSEAGGITQHIGAYQVETDGKTITFLDTPGHAAFTTMRARGADVTDITIIVVAADDGVMPQTVEAINHAKAADVPIIVAVNKIDKPTANPDRVMQELTEHALIPEAWGGDTIFVNISAKFGEGIDELLEMILLVSEIQELKANPDRLAIGSVIEARLDKSKGPISTLLVQAGTLKIGDPIVVGNTHGRVRAMTNDQGRRVKKAYPSMPVEITGLNNAPQAGDRFVVFEDEKTARQVGEDRTKRAQIESRSSDNRVTLDNLFDSLKEGDLKEVSVIIKGDVQGSVEALMGSLKKIEVEDVRVRIIHSAVGAINESDITLAAASNAIIIGFNVRATPQAQVQAEQEKVDIRLHRVIYNAIDEIETAMKGMLDPEFEEKVTGQALIRETFVVSKVGTIGGALVTSGVVKRSSGVRIIRENIVIHDGTLASLKRFKDDAKEVKNGFECGLMIENYNDIRVDDVVEAYEMVEIKRT; from the coding sequence ATGGTAAAAAAACGTGTCTACGAATATGCCCAGGAGCATAAAGTACCCAGTAAAGTAATACTGGAACAAGCAAACAAAATCGGACTAAGCTTTCAGAGTCATATGTCCACAATGGAAGATGGGGATGTTACAAAAATGGATGAAATGATGAAAAAACAAAGTGAGAATAAGAATCCCCAAAGTAAGCCGGCACAAAAACCAGCTGCAAGTACTACAAAGAAACAAGACCAGGCAAAACCTGCTGCTACTAAGAGTAAGACTAGCCCAGCTAAAAGCCAAACGAAACCAAATCAAACAGCGACTTCTCCGTCAACTCAAGAAAAGTCGAACGCACAAAAACCAGCTGCAAAGAGTACACCTCAACGCAGTGGGTCTAACACCTCGAACCCAACAAATAAAAATAGAGGGAGAAATAACCCTTATAAGAAAAATACTCGAGGTAAAAAAGGCAGATATAATAGTAAGCCAAAACCACCTGTACCACAAAGAAAATTCCGTGAATTACCAGAAACTTTTGTATATACAGAAGGAATGAATATACAAGATGTTGCTAAGAAGCTACACAGAGAGCCTGCTGAAATAATCAAGAAACTTTTCTTAATGGGGGTTGTTGCAACACAAAACCAACCACTTCCTGTAGATGTACTTGAACTTATTGCAACAGATTATGGAATTGAAGCAGAAGAAAAAGTAAGTGTTGATATCTCTGATTTAAGTCTTTATTTTGAGAGTGAAGAAGATGAAAGTGAAGAAAACCTAACAACTCGTCCACCAGTCGTAACGATTATGGGACACGTTGACCATGGTAAAACCACTTTACTAGATTCCCTGCGTAACACGAAAGTAAGCTTAAGTGAAGCGGGTGGAATTACTCAACATATTGGTGCTTATCAAGTTGAAACAGATGGAAAAACGATTACGTTCTTGGATACTCCAGGACACGCGGCCTTTACAACGATGCGTGCTCGTGGTGCTGATGTTACCGATATTACGATTATTGTAGTAGCAGCAGATGACGGAGTTATGCCTCAAACAGTAGAAGCAATTAACCATGCAAAAGCTGCAGATGTACCGATTATTGTTGCAGTCAATAAAATTGATAAGCCAACTGCTAATCCGGACCGTGTCATGCAAGAACTAACTGAACATGCTTTGATTCCAGAAGCATGGGGTGGAGACACTATTTTTGTTAATATTTCTGCAAAATTTGGTGAAGGTATTGACGAACTGCTTGAAATGATCTTATTAGTATCTGAAATCCAAGAGTTAAAAGCAAATCCAGATCGCTTGGCGATTGGTTCTGTTATCGAAGCTCGTTTGGATAAATCAAAAGGACCAATCTCAACTTTACTTGTTCAAGCAGGAACACTAAAAATCGGTGATCCAATTGTAGTTGGGAATACACATGGTCGTGTGAGAGCTATGACAAATGATCAAGGACGTAGAGTGAAGAAAGCATATCCATCTATGCCCGTTGAAATTACAGGATTAAATAATGCACCTCAAGCCGGTGATCGTTTTGTTGTCTTTGAAGATGAGAAAACAGCACGTCAAGTTGGAGAAGATAGAACAAAACGTGCTCAAATTGAATCACGTTCTTCCGATAACAGAGTTACTTTAGATAATTTGTTCGATAGCTTAAAAGAGGGCGATTTGAAAGAAGTAAGTGTTATTATTAAGGGTGACGTTCAAGGTTCCGTAGAAGCATTAATGGGTAGCTTGAAGAAAATTGAAGTAGAAGACGTTCGTGTACGTATTATTCACTCAGCAGTGGGTGCAATTAATGAAAGTGATATTACATTAGCAGCAGCAAGTAACGCTATTATTATCGGTTTCAACGTACGAGCAACTCCTCAAGCTCAAGTTCAAGCAGAACAAGAGAAAGTTGATATTCGTCTACACCGAGTTATTTATAATGCGATTGATGAAATTGAAACAGCGATGAAGGGAATGCTAGACCCTGAGTTTGAAGAAAAAGTTACTGGTCAAGCATTAATTCGTGAAACGTTTGTTGTTTCTAAAGTAGGAACAATCGGTGGAGCATTAGTTACAAGTGGTGTTGTGAAGAGAAGCAGTGGAGTAAGAATTATCCGCGAAAATATTGTCATTCATGACGGAACTCTTGCAAGCTTGAAACGCTTTAAAGATGACGCAAAAGAAGTCAAAAATGGCTTTGAATGTGGTTTGATGATTGAAAATTATAATGATATTCGTGTGGATGATGTCGTAGAAGCTTATGAAATGGTTGAAATCAAAAGAACCTAA
- the rbfA gene encoding 30S ribosome-binding factor RbfA, whose protein sequence is MANYRADRVKQEVQREVNDILSKRIKDPRIENVTITDVEVTGDLQNATIYYSTLDDLASERKKVQDGLEKATGLIRKELGARLTLYRTPELAFKRDESVDYGSRIDELIKQVQQEDLE, encoded by the coding sequence ATGGCTAACTATAGAGCAGACAGAGTCAAGCAAGAAGTACAACGAGAAGTCAATGATATTCTTTCTAAAAGAATCAAAGACCCGCGCATCGAAAATGTTACGATTACCGATGTGGAAGTCACTGGAGATTTACAAAATGCAACGATTTACTACAGTACGTTGGATGATTTAGCCAGTGAACGTAAAAAAGTTCAAGATGGTTTAGAAAAAGCAACTGGGTTAATCCGCAAAGAATTAGGCGCACGTTTAACTCTTTACAGAACTCCAGAGCTTGCCTTTAAACGAGATGAGTCTGTTGACTACGGAAGTAGAATTGATGAACTCATTAAACAAGTTCAACAAGAAGACTTAGAATAA
- a CDS encoding PD-(D/E)XK nuclease family protein, producing the protein MSLQFIIGKQTTNKRKEYIQDISEKMIENPNAQFFIIVPEHAKFEGEMTILEEIWALKNNPNPSFMGSINLQIFSFSRLAWFFLKDHPIFQKKQLSDAGISMVIRKILLEKEEELILFRKEVDKEGFVAQLTDLFKELRAGRITPQELRSSQSLANDSIRQTDLHIKMEELAALYESFCMKMGNDFLQYEDLLELLAATIAQNQMEDVYLYIDGFYRFTAQEMQIISSFLQSAKKVTISLDLDKPYVDALPDLHNLFHVSGATYHRLYHFAKENRINILQDKKPYSQTDGYEKGFLELDDYWIHSSSGLKKTGQKTEWSGATRDVMEIWGCDTKQAEIFHVANSINRLVLEKGYRYKEFLILARRVEDYETILKPLFSRAHLKVFYDKAEEMRHHPFTDFIDSIYKIRKNYWRYPDVMRLLRTELMLPNDLLLPKEESENFINNSLWEYRDVVDKTENILLAYGFEGNAWMKKDDWKIYSFDDSSENEHADPFGIVEANFMKQFLQNTLLPYYQKISKVKTGKEAAILLFQFLQENGIDKQMINWRDDAIEKQELERARQHEQVWKTFTLLLDEYVETMGDTPFDEAIFHEVLMTGFEAATFSIVPPSIDEVIFSSMDGARFSSSKVVYILGATEGNLPQVHENHSLLTEEDRETLHQSLQNEEKYIRPSITESTAAEPFIAYQSFLAATEKIFITYPFSVDGSNRVSKLSPYVQRIANEMDIRIEHRAADITDAIYPINFTGTKNQNISQLVKLLRVQQTSNQKIPVLWRKILTYLSKNIETKEIMDQVFPSLWHKNQPVPLTAEIAEKLYGKNLYLSVSQLESYYEDSYSHFLKYGLRLKERQKYELSAAGTGEFYHEALEHIVQKIRTKNVREQKEVEKITQQVLQHLFGTEKYAILSSSNRMNFIREQLSETIQRMSWVIHNHQEHTAFQNLRTEAVFGQPGVPDVLEGLHFPLKDGKSLSIRGKIDRIDIVPSKDKQYLSILDYKSSQHTFDFTEAYYGLAMQMITYLDVALTNAATLLSGLVIPAGAFYLHVKNPFLEMLEKPADDEWKKLLLKENKWRGLLIADKEISDALDPSAEESGSSLVLPFKYKKDGNFAVVNDLVTADELALLIANNRRRIEEAGERILSGDLQLNPIKGKLYTPSVQGPYRAVSQFDSTLQENRYRRLEKMKKNQVFNKLREELTDKSESEEDVDDPSKN; encoded by the coding sequence ATGAGCCTTCAATTTATTATTGGTAAACAAACAACAAATAAAAGAAAAGAATACATCCAAGATATTAGTGAGAAAATGATTGAAAACCCAAATGCACAGTTCTTTATTATTGTACCGGAACATGCTAAGTTTGAAGGAGAAATGACGATTCTGGAAGAAATTTGGGCACTCAAAAACAATCCAAATCCTTCTTTTATGGGATCGATTAACTTACAAATATTTAGTTTTAGTCGCTTAGCATGGTTTTTTCTAAAAGATCATCCTATTTTTCAAAAAAAACAATTAAGTGACGCGGGAATTAGCATGGTTATACGAAAAATCCTTTTAGAAAAAGAAGAAGAACTTATTTTATTTCGAAAAGAAGTTGATAAAGAAGGTTTTGTTGCTCAATTAACTGATTTATTTAAAGAATTAAGAGCAGGACGGATTACTCCTCAAGAGTTACGATCCAGTCAATCTTTAGCAAATGATTCTATTCGTCAGACGGATCTTCATATAAAAATGGAGGAATTAGCAGCTCTCTATGAGAGCTTTTGTATGAAAATGGGTAATGACTTCTTGCAATATGAAGATCTTTTAGAGCTCTTAGCAGCAACGATTGCACAAAATCAGATGGAAGATGTCTATCTTTATATCGATGGGTTTTATCGATTTACTGCTCAAGAAATGCAAATTATTAGTTCCTTTTTACAATCTGCGAAAAAAGTAACCATCTCACTTGACTTAGACAAACCCTATGTTGATGCGTTGCCTGATTTGCATAATTTATTTCATGTAAGTGGGGCTACTTATCATCGTTTGTATCATTTTGCAAAAGAGAATCGGATAAATATTTTACAAGACAAGAAACCCTACTCTCAAACAGACGGATATGAGAAAGGGTTTCTAGAACTAGATGATTACTGGATTCATTCTTCATCCGGCCTTAAAAAAACAGGACAGAAAACGGAATGGAGTGGTGCTACTAGGGATGTTATGGAGATTTGGGGCTGTGATACAAAACAAGCAGAAATCTTTCATGTAGCCAATAGTATCAATCGCTTGGTACTTGAAAAAGGATATCGTTATAAAGAATTTTTAATATTAGCGAGAAGGGTTGAAGACTACGAAACGATTCTCAAACCATTATTTTCTCGTGCTCATTTAAAAGTTTTTTATGATAAAGCTGAAGAAATGAGACATCATCCTTTTACTGATTTTATTGATTCTATCTATAAAATACGTAAGAATTATTGGAGATATCCTGATGTTATGCGACTGCTTCGTACGGAATTAATGCTTCCCAATGATCTGCTTCTTCCCAAAGAAGAGAGCGAGAATTTTATAAATAATTCTCTATGGGAATACCGAGATGTCGTTGATAAAACTGAAAATATATTGCTTGCTTACGGATTTGAAGGTAATGCTTGGATGAAAAAAGATGATTGGAAAATCTATTCATTTGATGACTCATCAGAAAATGAACACGCTGATCCGTTTGGAATTGTAGAGGCAAATTTTATGAAACAATTTTTGCAAAATACTTTACTACCTTATTATCAAAAAATAAGTAAAGTAAAAACAGGAAAAGAAGCAGCTATCCTTTTATTTCAATTCTTACAAGAAAATGGAATCGATAAGCAAATGATAAACTGGCGAGATGATGCTATAGAAAAACAGGAATTAGAACGAGCTCGACAACATGAACAAGTATGGAAAACATTCACACTTTTATTGGACGAGTATGTAGAGACAATGGGTGATACACCTTTCGATGAAGCAATCTTTCATGAAGTGTTGATGACTGGTTTTGAAGCAGCAACGTTCAGCATTGTCCCTCCAAGTATTGATGAAGTTATTTTTTCTAGTATGGATGGCGCACGTTTTTCTTCATCAAAAGTTGTTTATATTTTAGGAGCTACTGAGGGGAATTTACCACAAGTTCATGAAAATCACTCGTTATTAACCGAAGAAGATAGAGAGACCCTTCACCAGTCCCTTCAAAATGAAGAAAAATATATACGGCCTTCTATAACGGAATCAACTGCTGCAGAACCCTTTATCGCCTATCAATCTTTTCTTGCTGCAACAGAAAAGATATTCATTACCTATCCCTTTAGTGTGGATGGTAGTAATCGAGTGTCTAAGCTTTCTCCATATGTGCAGAGGATCGCTAACGAGATGGATATTCGGATTGAACATCGAGCAGCAGATATAACAGATGCCATTTATCCGATCAATTTTACCGGCACAAAAAATCAAAATATTAGTCAACTTGTAAAGTTATTACGAGTACAACAAACTTCAAACCAAAAAATACCCGTACTATGGCGGAAAATTTTAACGTATCTATCAAAAAATATAGAAACAAAAGAAATTATGGATCAAGTGTTTCCAAGTCTCTGGCATAAAAATCAGCCCGTTCCTCTAACGGCTGAAATTGCAGAAAAATTATATGGCAAAAATTTGTACTTATCGGTTTCACAATTGGAAAGCTACTATGAAGATTCTTATAGCCATTTTTTAAAGTATGGTTTACGCCTAAAAGAAAGACAAAAGTATGAACTTTCTGCTGCAGGTACTGGTGAATTTTATCATGAAGCTTTGGAACATATCGTTCAGAAAATTCGTACCAAGAATGTGAGAGAACAAAAAGAAGTAGAAAAAATCACACAACAAGTTTTACAGCACTTATTTGGAACTGAAAAATATGCAATCCTTTCTAGTTCAAATCGAATGAATTTCATTCGAGAACAACTCAGTGAAACCATCCAAAGAATGTCCTGGGTCATTCACAACCATCAAGAGCATACCGCCTTTCAAAACTTACGTACAGAAGCGGTATTTGGTCAACCAGGTGTTCCTGACGTCTTAGAAGGCCTACATTTCCCTTTAAAGGACGGGAAGTCTCTTTCTATCAGAGGAAAAATTGATCGGATTGATATTGTACCTTCCAAAGACAAACAATATTTATCCATTCTGGATTATAAATCTAGCCAACATACATTTGATTTTACAGAAGCTTACTATGGATTAGCGATGCAAATGATTACTTATTTAGATGTCGCCTTAACCAATGCTGCTACGTTATTATCAGGATTGGTCATTCCGGCAGGAGCTTTCTATCTTCATGTAAAAAATCCATTCTTAGAAATGCTAGAAAAACCAGCAGACGATGAATGGAAAAAATTATTACTGAAAGAAAATAAATGGAGAGGCTTACTAATTGCAGACAAAGAAATTAGTGATGCACTTGATCCTTCTGCAGAAGAGAGTGGCTCTTCACTTGTACTTCCTTTTAAATATAAAAAGGATGGAAATTTTGCAGTTGTTAATGATTTAGTTACTGCAGATGAATTGGCATTACTCATTGCTAATAATCGTCGTAGAATTGAAGAGGCAGGTGAGCGGATTCTTTCAGGAGATTTACAATTGAATCCAATTAAAGGGAAATTATATACGCCGTCCGTTCAAGGCCCTTATCGCGCTGTTTCTCAATTTGATAGTACTTTACAAGAAAATCGTTACCGAAGATTAGAAAAAATGAAAAAAAATCAAGTTTTTAATAAACTTCGGGAAGAATTAACAGATAAAAGTGAAAGTGAGGAAGATGTGGATGATCCCTCCAAAAACTAA